A portion of the Pirellulales bacterium genome contains these proteins:
- a CDS encoding Rrf2 family transcriptional regulator, protein MKLSRTAGYALQATLQLAKAESNLPVPCSQLAAEGGMPERFLLQILRNLVTHGILHSARGVDGGYRLDRKPEEISLLEVIEAVDGPLSASAPVVEGFPEGPRAKLREALDHVTTMARDQLGQIKLSNLLRKPSSA, encoded by the coding sequence ATGAAGTTGTCGCGAACGGCCGGTTACGCACTGCAAGCCACGTTGCAGTTGGCCAAAGCGGAATCGAATTTACCCGTGCCCTGCAGCCAGTTAGCCGCCGAAGGGGGAATGCCCGAGCGGTTTCTTTTGCAGATCCTAAGGAACCTAGTGACGCACGGAATTCTCCATTCCGCCCGCGGCGTGGACGGCGGCTACCGGCTCGACCGGAAGCCGGAAGAAATCTCGCTCTTGGAAGTGATCGAGGCGGTGGACGGGCCATTGAGTGCGAGTGCCCCCGTTGTCGAAGGCTTTCCCGAAGGGCCGCGCGCCAAGCTCCGCGAAGCCCTCGACCACGTGACGACGATGGCCCGAGACCAACTCGGTCAAATCAAACTCTCGAATCTATTGAGAAAGCCGTCCAGCGCGTGA